Proteins found in one Emys orbicularis isolate rEmyOrb1 chromosome 23, rEmyOrb1.hap1, whole genome shotgun sequence genomic segment:
- the FAM110D gene encoding protein FAM110D: MRPVSPASSTSPLGLLNRGPEYLRRQMEVGSGGRTPSAVERLEADKAKYVKTQQVINSRQEPVLRSCPPWPSPRSRRRLTLHQCHEICQSSELGRDSPKQNGPRKLLPSPQSPVARRGSSKRLLRPDSLIIYRQKRDCTAINKENAKGSGLVRRLFQGPLRDKLPSSPSSRGLGDGRQGPERDETPMVWVPVEKEAARTQSPGGGIFSPNASPVAQPPHSSQSGPGPKEAKRELARGCSLPLSEKERFFNYCGLDQDLVEVLGRERFGPAGWDAASSLLLGSAGSAGSERSGPAHSSSCEAEPDAEEPGAQRCSTVSIIERNARVIKWLYGCQRAWTMARESTV, translated from the coding sequence ATGAGGCCTGTGTCTCCTGCAAGTAGCACATCCCCCCTGGGGCTGCTGAACCGGGGCCCAGAGTATCTCCGCAGGCAGATGGAGGTGGGGAGCGGGGGCCGCACCCCGAGTGCCGTGGAGAGGCTGGAAGCCGACAAAGCCAAGTACGTCAAAACCCAGCAAGTGATCAACAGCCGGCAGGAGCCGGTGCTGCGTAGCTGCCCCCCGTGGCCTTCCCCTCGCAGCAGGAGGCGCCTGACTCTCCACCAGTGTCACGAGATCTGTCAGAGCTCAGAGCTGGGCCGAGACAGCCCCAAGCAGAACGGCCCCAGGAAGCTGCTGCCTTCCCCCCAGTCCCCCGTGGCGCGCAGGGGCAGCAGCAAACGCCTGCTGAGGCCCGACTCGCTCATCATCTACCGGCAGAAACGGGACTGCACGGCCATCAACAAGGAGAATGCCAAGGGCTCCGGCCTGGTCAGGCGGCTCTTCCAGGGGCCTCTGAGAGACAaactccccagctccccctcctccaggggcctgGGCGACGGGCGGCAGGGGCCGGAGAGAGACGAGACCCCCATGGTGTGGGTGCCGGTGGAGAAGGAGGCTGCTAGAACGCAGAGCCCAGGGGGCGGCATCTTCAGCCCGAACGCGAGCCCTGTGGCGCAGCCTCCACACAGCAGCCAGTCGGGGCCAGGCCCGAAGGAGGCCAAGAGGGAGCTGGCCCgaggctgctccctgcccctctcgGAGAAGGAGAGGTTTTTCAACTACTGCGGCTTGGACCAGGACCTggtggaggtgctgggcagggagaGGTTCGGGCCTGCTGGCTGGGACGCGGCCTCCTCCTTGCTCCTGGGGAGCGCGGGCTCGGCCGGCTCGGAGCGCAGCGGGCCGGCCCACTCCAGCAGCTGCGAAGCGGAGCCTGACGCGGAGGAGCCGGGCGCACAGCGCTGCTCGACCGTCTCCATTATCGAGCGCAACGCCCGGGTGATCAAGTGGCTCTACGGCTGCCAGAGAGCCTGGACGATGGCCAGGGAGTCCACGGTCTGA
- the ZNF593 gene encoding zinc finger protein 593 — MAPRSSRQTGSHKARSLARQWKAKRRRRDLDQIHGDLRPDNAARLLHQEPDPDMPGSAQHYCLHCARYFVDLNSMKEHFKSKVHKRRLKQLSEEPYTQEEAERAAGMGSYIPPKKIEVQTQPLEMEESG, encoded by the exons ATGGCGCCGCGGAGCTCTCGTCAGACTGGCTCGCACAAGGCGCGGTCCCTGGCCCGCCAGTGGAAAGCGAAGCGGCGGCGCCGGGACCTGGACCAGATCCACGGGGACCTGCGGCCCGACAACGCGGCCAGGCTGCTGCACCAGGAGCCGGACCCCGACATGCCCGGGAGCGCGCAGCACTACTGCCTGCACTGCGC GCGATACTTTGTAGATTTGAATAGCATGAAGGAACATTTCAAATCTAAAGTTCACAAAAGAAG ACTGAAGCAGCTGAGTGAGGAGCCTTATAcccaggaggaggcagagagagcagcTGGGATGGGATCCTACATTCCTCCAAAGAAGATAGAAGTACAGACTCAACCGCTTGAGATGGAGGAATCTGGCTGA